TAGTAAAATAACTATTGTTGATCCCAACCCAGAACAAATTATAGATAAGATAAACAGTAAAGGCTTTACAAATATAACCACTTATAATTCGTTACGTAGTTATTTAACAAAGATTCATAATTAATTATTTTTTTAATTCACATACAATGAATCAAATATCATCTTTCAAAAAATTCAGGAGACCTTGACTTAATGGTAGACATAAATCCTCGAATCTTCAGAGAGTATGATATTAGAGGAGTAGTCGATGAGGACATTGATGAAGCAGTGGTCGAGACAATAGGCAAAGCCTATGGAACATACATGAAAAAGATCGGAAAAGATGGTGTGACTATTGGACACGACTGTCGACTCAGTTCTCCCAATCTTTCTGAAGCAATGATCACCGGCATTACATCCGCTGGGGTCAATGTTGTTGACTTAGGTATGGTTACAACTCCGATGGTCTATTTCTCCCTTTTCAATCTCGACGTTCACGGGGGAGTTATAATCACGGCAAGTCACAACCCAAGCCAGTATAACGGAATTAAACTCTGTGTGGATAAGGATTCACTCTTTGGAGAAGGCATACAAAAAATCAGAAAAATTGCTGAAGGAGGAAATTTCGTCAAAGGCACCGGGAAGGTCGAGACCCACGACATAATGGATAGTTATTTAGATTATCTAAGAAAAAACGTTGAAATCGATCCCGGGCTCAGAGTAGCGATTGATTGTGGAAATGGGATGGTCGGTATTGTAGCACCAAAGATTTTAAGGGACTTTGGTTGCGAATTAACAGAGCTTTATGTCGAACCCGACGGAAGGTTTCCCAATCATCATCCAGACCCAACTGTAGAGGAAAATATTAAAGACCTCATTAATGCCGTCGGGAGGCAAGGGCTTCAAGTAGGTTTAGGGTTTGATGGAGACGGTGATAGAATTGGGGTCGTCGATGAAAAAGGAACTATAATATGGGGTGATATGCTGGTTCTTATATTTGCCCGGGA
This DNA window, taken from Thermodesulfobacteriota bacterium, encodes the following:
- a CDS encoding phosphomannomutase/phosphoglucomutase, translating into MVDINPRIFREYDIRGVVDEDIDEAVVETIGKAYGTYMKKIGKDGVTIGHDCRLSSPNLSEAMITGITSAGVNVVDLGMVTTPMVYFSLFNLDVHGGVIITASHNPSQYNGIKLCVDKDSLFGEGIQKIRKIAEGGNFVKGTGKVETHDIMDSYLDYLRKNVEIDPGLRVAIDCGNGMVGIVAPKILRDFGCELTELYVEPDGRFPNHHPDPTVEENIKDLINAVGRQGLQVGLGFDGDGDRIGVVDEKGTIIWGDMLVLIFAREILKHNPKAKIIGDVKCSGRLFKDIESHGGVPIMWKTGHSLIKNKMKLESAALAGEMSGHIFFADRYYGYDDALYAALRILEIISKTGKRTSELLEGVPNAFSTPEIRVDCPDDTKFKLVNQTREELKKDYRVIDIDGVRVEFPDGWGLIRASNTQPALVLRFEADSPDRLEEIRSIIEDKLEIARDMLS